From Syngnathus scovelli strain Florida chromosome 14, RoL_Ssco_1.2, whole genome shotgun sequence, one genomic window encodes:
- the LOC125980648 gene encoding protein piccolo-like translates to MKKIVNDEPHLCLFAIKNIEMGTEINYNYGDSKWPWREKVTGSQAPVDGALPEPARTWQDSGPDDNIKQDASQQVTGSQAPVDGALPEPARTWQDSVPDNIKQDASQQVTGSQAPVDGALPEPARTWQDSDPDDNIKQDASQQVTGSQAPVDGALPEPARTWQDSDPDDNIKQDASQQVTGSQAPVDGALPEPARTWQDSDPDDNIKQDASQQVTGSQAPVDGALPEPARTWQDSDPDDNIKQDASQQVTGSQAPVDGALPEPARTWQDSDPDDNIKQDASQQVTGSQAPVDGALPEPARAWQDSDPDDNIKQDASQQSYQLSKEFLKVDYSDSDDTDNDSQKDCSVPLQINLLKTRVY, encoded by the exons atgaaaaaaatagtaaatgacgagccccatttgtgcctttttgccatcaaaaacatagaaatgggaactgaaatcaattacaactatggtgattctaaatggccatggcgtgaaaaa gtgacaggctctcaggctcctgttgacggtgcgctgcctgaaccagccagaacttggcaggactctggccctgatgataacatcaaacaagatgccagccaacag gtgacaggctctcaggctcctgttgacggtgctctgcctgaaccagccagaacttggcaggactctgtccctgataacatcaaacaagatgccagccaacag gtgacaggctctcaggctcctgttgacggtgctctgcctgaaccagccagaacttggcaggactctgaccctgatgataacatcaaacaagatgccagccaacag gtgacaggctctcaggctcctgttgacggtgctctgcctgaaccagccagaacttggcaggactctgaccctgatgataacatcaaacaagatgccagccaacag gtgacaggctctcaggctcctgttgacggtgcgctgcctgaaccagccagaacttggcaggactctgaccctgatgataacatcaaacaagatgccagccaacag gtgacaggctctcaggctcctgttgacggtgcgctgcctgaaccagccagaacttggcaggactctgaccctgatgataacatcaaacaagatgccagccaacag gtgacaggctctcaggctcctgttgacggtgctctgcctgaaccagccagaacttggcaggactctgaccctgatgataacatcaaacaagatgccagccaacag gtgacaggctctcaggctcctgttgacggtgcgctgcctgaaccagccagagcttggcaggactctgaccctgatgataacatcaaacaagatgccagccaacag agctatcaattatcaaaggagtttctcaaagtggactactcagacagtgatgatactgacaatgattcccaaaaggactgctctgtacctctgcaaatcaatctgctcaaaacaagagtatattaa